In a genomic window of uncultured Flavobacterium sp.:
- a CDS encoding GIY-YIG nuclease family protein, whose product MNFIVYILFSESKNKFYIGFTSNLDERLIRHNQKSKGFTGNVNDWKVVYTENYEAKECAHKRELKIKSWKSRIKIQELIKTKD is encoded by the coding sequence ATGAATTTTATTGTTTACATCTTATTTAGCGAAAGCAAGAATAAATTCTATATTGGATTTACTTCTAATTTAGACGAAAGGCTTATTCGCCATAATCAAAAAAGCAAAGGTTTTACAGGGAATGTAAATGACTGGAAAGTAGTATATACTGAAAACTATGAAGCCAAAGAATGTGCACATAAAAGAGAATTAAAAATTAAATCTTGGAAAAGCAGAATCAAAATTCAAGAATTAATAAAAACTAAAGATTAG